A window of the Arachis duranensis cultivar V14167 chromosome 5, aradu.V14167.gnm2.J7QH, whole genome shotgun sequence genome harbors these coding sequences:
- the LOC107487353 gene encoding abscisic acid 8'-hydroxylase CYP707A2: MELSTMLCILASLLSIVLFRVFMKPYFASKRRYLPLPPGSMGWPYIGETFQMYSQDPNVFFADKIKRYGSMFKSNILGCPCVMISSPEAAKFVLNKAQLFKPTFPASKERMLGKQAIFFHQGEYHANLRRLVLRTVMPEAIKNIITDIESIAQHSLTSCQGRLITTFLEMKTYTFNVALLSIFGKDEIHYREDLKRCYYKLEKGYNSMPINLPGTLFNKAMKARKEIAKIVGEIILNRREKKKEHKDLLGSFMEEKAGLTDEQITDNIIGVIFAARDTTATVLTWIVKYLGENPTVLQAVTEEQESIVKRKEESGDEKGLNWEDTKKMPITSRVIQETLRVASILSFTFREAVEDVEYQGYLIPKGWKVLPLFRNIHHSPNHFKEPEKFDPSRFEVSPKANTFMPFGSGIHMCPGNELAKLEILVLLHHLTTKYRWSVLGAKNGIQYGPFAMPKNGLPITLYPKK, from the exons ATGGAACTAAGTACCATGTTATGCATCTTGGCTTCTTTGCTCTCCATTGTTCTATTTAGAGTCTTCATGAAACCCTATTTTGCTTCCAAACGAAGATACTTGCCACTCCCACCTGGCTCCATGGGTTGGCCATACATAGGTGAAACTTTTCAAATGTATTCTCAAGACCCAAATGTTTTCTTTGCCGACAAAATCAAAAG GTATGGTTCTATGTTCAAGTCCAACATTTTGGGGTGTCCATGTGTTATGATTTCGAGCCCAGAGGCAGCGAAATTTGTTCTAAACAAAGCTCAATTGTTCAAGCCAACGTTCCCGGCGAGCAAAGAGAGGATGTTAGGGAAGCAAGCAATTTTCTTCCATCAAGGAGAGTACCATGCTAACTTGAGGAGGCTTGTTCTTCGAACCGTCATGCCTGAAGCCATCAAGAACATCATAACCGACATTGAATCCATTGCCCAACATTCCCTCACCTCTTGCCAAGGACGTTTGATCACTACTTTCCTTGAAATGAAAACA TACACCTTCAACGTTGCTCTGCTTTCAATCTTCGGCAAGGACGAAATCCACTACAGAGAGGATCTAAAACGGTGCTACTACAAACTCGAAAAAGGGTACAATTCAATGCCAATTAACCTTCCAGGGACGCTGTTCAACAAAGCAATGAAAGCAAGGAAGGAAATAGCGAAGATCGTGGGTGAGATAATATTGAAtaggagagagaagaagaaagaacacaAAGACTTGCTTGGTTCATTCATGGAGGAGAAGGCTGGACTCACCGACGAGCAAATAACAGATAACATAATTGGAGTTATTTTTGCAGCTCGTGATACCACAGCTACTGTGCTGACGTGGATTGTGAAGTACCTTGGTGAAAATCCCACTGTCCTTCAAGCTGTCACA GAGGAGCAAGAGTCCATAGtgaagagaaaggaagaaagtgGTGATGAGAAGGGTCTGAATTGGGAAGATACCAAGAAGATGCCAATAACTTCAAGGGTCATACAAGAGACTCTAAGAGTTGCATCTATTTTGTCTTTTACTTTTAGAGAAGCAGTTGAAGATGTGGAATATCAAG GGTATCTTATACCAAAAGGTTGGAAAGTGTTACCACTCTTCAGAAACATACACCATAGCCCTAATCATTTCAAAGAACCAGAGAAGTTTGATCCTTCAAGATTTGAG GTTTCTCCAAAAGCCAATACCTTTATGCCATTTGGCAGTGGGATCCACATGTGTCCTGGGAATGAATTGGCCAAGTTAGAGATCTTGGTGCTTCTACATCATCTCACCACAAAGTACAG GTGGTCTGTTTTAGGTGCAAAGAATGGGATTCAATATGGTCCTTTTGCCATGCCCAAAAATGGGTTACCCATAACCTTATATCCCAAGAAGTAG